The genomic region TTCCTGCTCACCCTTCGCTGATGTGGTACGGTCAGCAGGATAATCTGGAGTGGAAACAATATTTCCTGCCTGATGATGAGCAGACACCTTCCAAGTGTCCATTCATGCGGATGAAGCAAGCTTTAGGCAAGTTGACGAAATAATCTTACAACACTTATTACGTACTCTTAGTACGCTGGGTAACCTCCACGAAAGCTACTTATGGTTTGGCTGGTGCAGACTGCGGCGGTTTGGAGCCACGTACTTTGTGAACAATATACGTGATGATGCCAAGGAACACCACAAGTCCCACACTTGCCAGCAGACCTGTTCTGCTGGCTTTTTCCATTGCTGTCCCAGCCACAGCAGCCACAATTAATACCATGGCAGTCCATACTTTGATGCGATTCCACTTCACAGGCTTCATTTTTTTAATATACGTGATGCAGATAAGCAGCCATGTATACATCAATACCAGACTACCTGCTGTCGTCACATATTCAAACAGACTCTTGGGCATCCATAATGCCATCAACGTAGACAGGAGTAATCCGGCCGCTGTGCAACATAATGCCTGAAGTGGCATGTCCTTTTTCCCCCAGGTCTTCGTAAACAGCTTCGGTGCATCTCCATCTTCTGCGAGTTTCACCAACATGGACGTAATGGCATATAGCGAAGCCACCATCGTTGAGAATCCAGCAATAATCAGAATTCCGTTGAGAATGTGGACCACTACGGTGAATCCAATGGTTGACATGGCTTTGACAAGCGGACTTTCATCTGGAGTTAACTGAGCTGAAGGCACAAGTAACAGGATCAACGCAATCGCAATGACATAGAGTGTACTCACCGATAATAGCATTACACGACCTGATTTCACTGCATCTTTCGGTTCTTTCAGGTTTGCTGCCATCAAGCCCATAACCTCGATCCCGGCAAAAGCAAAGAATGCATAGATGAAACCGGTCCATACCCCTTTACCTCCATGGGGAAACCATTCATTCTTCAATTGTTCTGGTGTCACTTTTACAGGTAACCAACCCAGACAAGCCGCTCCTGCTATAGCTATAAATGCAACCGTTGCAGCAAG from Paenibacillus sp. FSL R5-0341 harbors:
- a CDS encoding amino acid permease encodes the protein MKSQLHGKKEDDKLSWISLSLFGAGCTLGTGFFLGTSLAIHWAGISVLVLLVLAAAGTYFVFGALAQMTADDPKEGAFRTYAGEAFGPWAGFGSGWMYWFSEMLIMGSSLTALGLFSQFWFPKFPLWAFVAIYAAIGLFIAALGAKGLTKTENILAVIKLAATVAFIAIAGAACLGWLPVKVTPEQLKNEWFPHGGKGVWTGFIYAFFAFAGIEVMGLMAANLKEPKDAVKSGRVMLLSVSTLYVIAIALILLLVPSAQLTPDESPLVKAMSTIGFTVVVHILNGILIIAGFSTMVASLYAITSMLVKLAEDGDAPKLFTKTWGKKDMPLQALCCTAAGLLLSTLMALWMPKSLFEYVTTAGSLVLMYTWLLICITYIKKMKPVKWNRIKVWTAMVLIVAAVAGTAMEKASRTGLLASVGLVVFLGIITYIVHKVRGSKPPQSAPAKP